CCGAAAAGGAGCTAGTGGTTGTTCTCAATCTAAGGAAGAGGCGAACTCCAATACAATTTAGTAAGAAAAGAAGTTAAAGGTACCAATACCTGTGCTACTTATTGTGGTCAAATGGAAACTTCAAAAATGGCTTTTTCAGAAGCCTTTTACAGCAAATCATGATATTCTTCTTTCAGGAAAAATGGTCTTCTCAGCAGGGTGGGGAAGTGGAGTTGTTTCATCATGTTAGTCTGATGACATTAGACTCCGTTCTCAAATGTGCACTCAGCTACAGAACCAACTGCCAGACTCAAAAGTAAGAATTGAAGCTATGAGATATAGCAGACACATTTAGATAGCTAACCtgtatgtgaaaaaaaaattgttttcaaagaattaGATTAAGACCGCGTGATTTCTATAGGGTTGTGTTTAACGAGGGCGAAACCCGCGTCAGCTATTACGCATAGAGATCGAGAGCGACTAGTCTGATTGAGTTCGTATAAATCTAATAATTGTGGTCGTTCAAAACTTGACAACTGATCAGACTGCGATGTTTGTCATTGGACGGTAGAGGATTCTCTCCAAATTTTCCTAGTCTACTCTACCAGTGCTGTACATCACTGTGAAAACCTTTGCTCAAGATATACCGGAGAGTAGTCCAGGGATGTAAACAGCATTTTCCGGTaaaaggggaggggaggggggggggggctttttCTCATCGGCATCTTAATACATTTGAAGTTATTTTAGGTTCTTTTATTATTATACGTGATCACTTTCTCTTAACAAGGAAGAAGTAACATAAAGCTTAGGACTCCCTCTTGCTTACACCCTTTACTCTAAGTAATATACCAGGTGATGTgtcatttgtttgtttcctttttcgcATTTCAGAAAACAGGACCCTTACATTGTGGTTGTTTATGAAGCCTCGGGTCAGATTTTGGACAGACTGATGTAAGAAACATATTTAACTGAcattgcattgcattgcattgcattacattgcattgcattgcattgcTCTTGTTCCTTTCTTTagtcttcttcctcttcctccctCACCTCAGTCTCCCTCACCCTCAGTCTCTCCTTCCTGTTCTTTATGCCTCTTTCCTCTTGTCTTTTATCCCTGTTCTTCTCTCATCCTCATCCTCTCACTCCTCAGTGTTACACAAATCTATTTTTTCATGCCTATTCTACTTGTACACCGTTTTGTAGGAATCCCCTCATTCATAATGACACCATCTATAAGCTGACGCCTGACGGAAGAAGGTTCTTTAAGAACTGTGCGTTTGTTCATGCAAAAGCAGATGGAATAATAAAAGCCAGGCGTAAAGCTCTACAGGATGACGTGAGTTTTGATAAGTTTATTGATTGTATTTGAAAACTTGGGCCATATCAATGAACTTTTATTTGTTCTTACTTCAGGAGGAGAAGGAGAAACTCAGGAAAAAGAAGCATTTGGATTTCCTTGATATTCTACTGGAGGCAAAGGTAATTAAGAAGACTCAGCGCTGTTTGTTCAAAGCAGTACctttaaattgataaaaatagatcgacgtcagtatctgagcaactgcgcccTTGTGCCTCCCCTTCCCACAACATTAACAGTTGTTGggtaaggggaggggtaggtacgcaATTGCTCCGATTCTAACTTCGATCCATGAAAATCTACCCCACGCACCCTCTGTGTTCATTTTTTCGCACTACGACTCTTATCGAGCTTGGTGTAAATGGCTTTTTTCTCTCTATGATTCAGGACGAAAATGGAAGCAGCTTAACAGACGAAGAAATAGTCGGAGAAGTCGTGACATTCATGTTTGCAGGGCACGACACCACGGCAAGCGGTGTGTACAATAAGATCTCATTTCAAACGAAGACCTTAGTAAAAAACCTCCGGCAGCCTAGTACCTTTTGCCCTTGAAAGACAAAAGGTACTTATCCGGTCTACTTTATTTACCATTTTAGTTATTTCGTGGACTTTGTACAATTTGGCGAGATTCCCTGAGCACCAAAAGAAATGCCTGGAGGAGATTGAAGAAGTGTTTGGAAACAGTCATGAGATAGAGTGGTGAGGAACAGTTAATTTTCCTTCTGTAAAAGATATTTGGAGCTTATCATCTCTATACCCTATTTCAGGCCACTTGACGGCCCTGTGAGGGATGCCTTCTCTTTAAAGTTTTCGAATATCGACGTGTGTGTGGGAAATTGATGGTTTGGCTTAATTATCTTGTCATTTAGCCTCTACTATGGCATCATTATACTAATGGCGTAATGTGTGTTTTCACAGGAAGCAGCTCGGCAAACTGAAATATCTCCTCATGTGTATCAAGGAGAGTTGTCGGTTATTCGCCCCAGTCCCCATGATCAGTCGAACATTGGACAGGACCTATGAAATTGATGGCCATTTGGTTCCGGAAGGTACTGTGTGTATTGATCACAAACGTTCCTGACTTGTCAGAGGCATGCATTTGTCAATAGCCCTCATTCCAAGTTGTCAATCACTAACAGGGGGAAGGAGGCGGTTTTTTCAGGTTTGGGAAGAGCATGGGGTCCTGTATTTGCCTATTATTGATATTTGTGAATATGTcaagttgttattttttggaaagttttttaaaatctatttgtCCAACAAAAAGTTTCTAAAATGATGCAAACGGCGTCGTCAACATCGAGTGGTGTTGGGACCAGGCAGAAACGTATGATTCCTTTTCCCCCttccctcttcccccccccctccaatgTTGTTCGCGTTATTTACCACATCCTTCAAGTTCTTAACTGTTCTTTATCCCAAAAGAAggcaaaatgataaaataaatacttcGTGTGTGCTCTGAAAAAACATCTCATTTTCGTCAGGTACTTGGGTGATGACCAACGTCTACGCTTTACATCTTAACCCACACGTGTGGAGAGACCCTAAGGTTTGTGTTTTTGAATTAGCTCCCTATTGACAGATTATCATCAAAAAGTGATTGCTGGTAGATGTTCTTCATTAATTTGCGCCGGATTATAAGTGACGCCAACagaaattagaatttttctTTCGGTATTTGGTggagaattttaactttaacaTACACTTATCAAATATTCTTGTCACTTTTACTATAAATGTTAAATTCCTTTGGTTTCCGATTTAAAACAGAAGTTCGACCCACTGCGCTTCACGACTGAAAACGCTAAAGAAATGTCACCATATGCCTTCATACCGTTTTCGGCTGGTCCAAGGTAAATATCGGGACTGGTATGTGACTGATGTTGGTGTAATTTACTGGTATTGCACGGTTGGTGTGACGCTCCTGATTATGTTTTATGTAAAGCTTAGTGTCTAAGTTCTAATTCCGGAGTGCATTCTTCGGTTCCAGAAACGAGCTGAAACACGGGTTCACAAACTGGGGAACCCATAATTGTGCCATTACCTTCCAGTCCTGAAAAACGTTTAATCAATGCACTGCAAGTTTTCCCACGCTTGCGTGTAACATGCGTTCTTGACTGTGCGTTACAAATTTTCCCGCGCTAAGCATTGCGTAGTACAATCTCCCGCGCTTAAACTGCGTTGCATGTTTCCCGCACTTGACAATGCGTTACAAGTTATCTATATTCGACACTCAACCACGCACAGTATTTTGCCGAGCTTTACTCTGAAATGCAACAGTTTTCTCCTCAAACTTTTTATGTCACCCAGCCATATTTTTATGTCAGTGAAAATTATTCTCGTGTTAAACAGGAACTGCATTGGACAAAGCTTTGCCTTGACGGAAGTCAAACTGTCTGTGGCTATGATCATACGCAAGTTAGTGAAGTTTATATTTTTAGGAATAAACACTTAATTATTCTTAGTTTGCTTACTCGTCATTTCATGCTTTTGTCATTTGGCAAATATATTCAAGtatttaaagtatttatatacttttttttcttctttttttatttcaatttgtatGTATTGAtacaatttgcttttttttttatattatttttacaGGTTCAAGTTATCTGTCAATCCTGACAATTACGTGCCAATCGAAGACATGATTCCTGAGCTTATTTTGCGAGCTAAGAATGGGATAAAAGTCAATATTGCCCCTCGAGCTTAaagaaaacacacacacacacgcaccaCACTATAGCATTCGCTATAACTTACGATCATTAGATTTACTTGCAAGATTTCAACGAAAGGGTTCTTCATACAACTACTACATTTGCTGTCAAGTGTTCTATATAAACATGTTTCGCAAAACCGTTGCAAATAGTCAAATGAGTGCCGTAAATACTGATTACGGATATAGTAAGTAGATGTACAACGAGGTTTCAcgcattttaaaccaaaataaaatatctCCATGGTCGAAAAAAAGGGTGactaattaattgattaatttaagATTGCGCGGTGGACTGGAAAGTTTTCTGAAGTTTTAAGATTTCATATGAAAGAGCTAAAAACAATTGCCTCATAAAAGCAGCTGAAAACGGTTTTCCTGATTATCCTGGAAAGGATATGGAATGCGGTCTCTTTGTTGGTGCCCTGACAATTGGCCACTTTTTCCTATAAAATGTTCTGTCTATTAATACTCTTCATCATTAGCTGAACTATTCAAGATAAAAGAGACTCCCTAGTACATGATCAGCGAACTGTTACGGGTGCAAAGAATGGAAGGTGCAGACGACATTGTCTTTCACAGTTATTCCAGATATATACCGTAAATTGTAGCCACAACAAACAGGGAGCCATTTTGAAACGAGGCCGTTGCGCATCTATCAAATCTTTCATCCAACAGACAGCGGCTGGTGATGCTCATTCCCTGACTTTGCTTCGATCCCAAATAAACCAAGCAAACAAACTTGAACCTGTTACAACCAAGCTCCGCTTTAACTTTATCTTTCAGTTCCTCACTCGCCTTCAGCGCTAACTGTCGACATCTTTCTCGTTCGTATTTCATTCCATCGAATGTTCCATGCAAAATGTCCTCGGCCAGCTTACGGACTCTTTCGGAATTAAACGATGTGTCAGGCTTCATTTTAAATGAGTTTTCTAAACCCGGCGCGCTCAGTTTGAAGTTTTCTCCCTCCAATGAAAACAGAATAGAAGATTCTTGACTTGCTAAAGTCGACTGACGTTGATTGTTCCCTGTTTTCTTCAACACTCCTCGGGGTAGACCTGTCGAATATCCTTCCAAAGAAGCGCTATTAACAGAGCTTGTCATTACTTTAATTGATTAGACAGTCTCGACTCCTGTACTTGTACAGCTTAAGACTTCAAACTTCTCAAAGAATTAACTGTATTTGTTTTCTGGCGACATGGAGTGAGAAATTTCTGTTCGCATTTCTACAAAATCGTATACGAAAAGTTTACGTGACTAAACAGTTTTCTTTTACCATAACCGTTCAGTCTTTGTTCCGGTCTGTTTATCTTTTAATTGTCAGTGATTCACTTTAGGAGAAAAAACCTTAATACGATTGTCCGATCGTTTAACATCTATAATCGATTGGAATGAAGATTCTCCATACTAAACACCTCACATTTTCTTTTAGGAAACTTAGGAGTCTTGAAAATTTGAACCTTATCGTTCGCTGATGATTTATCATAGATTTTTTCAAGCTTAGTTCCTCTCAAACCATTAATGTTACCAGAAGAAATCATAATTTGATCGATATCGCGGTGTGTTTTCATTTATCCACTATTCAGGATTAATATCTTCTTCAGAAAAAGCGTCATTAAGGAAGATTAGCCCCGACTTCCTAAATGCCTTTCTAAACAAAGCCATTAAGCTTTACTTCCGTTGAGACTAAAGAATTTGTTAACCTTTTTTTAAGTATATAAACCATAGACAAACTTAAGGCCTAATGTAAAGTCTGGTATCATTGTAATCCTTTTGTATCTTAATACcaccaaaacaaaaccactCTAGAGAAAGTTTGCAGTAACTATAGTTACCAATCAGAATTAATTCAACCGCGTCAAGGTAAAAGTTGTTGTAGACAATTGATCAGTGAAAAAAGGGGGAAAGCGCATGCGTGTTGTTCAAAGTACCCACAATATGGTTAACCAAAGTTACTGGTAATGATTTTCGTTTCTGAGTGAGATCCAAGGTTTTACAGGCAGTTAATCATTGCAGTAAAAAGAGGTGGCAAAGTTCATTTTGATTACAGAAGCAGTCACGACGCAAGTTCCCACTCTACTAGGAAAGCAATGATAAATCTCGAGCATGATTGTTAAGAAGAGTTTCGTCTCAAATAGATGCGTTCATCATCCTACAAACGCGTACTGACGGTTTCCGCTTAACTGTAGCGCAGATCACATTTCACTAAAAAGAAGATTGTCTTCTTACGTTCAGAGCGAAATAGCAGAATCTGATAGAATCACAAGCGACTTCCATGTACATTTTCACTGAAAAGGGTCGTTGAAAGAACTTCAAATAATGTAATCTGGGTTGTCTTTTAATTCCGCGCTCGACGAAACTGTTTCCTTTATTCAGTGTTGGAAATAAATGTGACAGGAGCGACCAGGAGGGAGAgtgaaaactgatttttttcctctgaggGTGAAAAGATTACACCTTTCCCTTTTCTAACCCTATACCTGCTTTCTCTGATCCTGTCCCTCAGAACACAGTTTAAAAACAGTCTCCATTTTGTATAAGGGGTAAAAAGTGTCACTTATCACGTGATCGATGTCTTGTGTGTTCGTGTCAGCGGGTTTCCCTTTCAAGGACTTGATGCAATCTCCACAAAATTTCTTTATCCTCCTACATATCTTCAACAACACGAGGGTTATTTCTCAATGACTATTCACAATTTCGTTGTACAAAGAAATGTTACTGTTTAATACAAGCAAAACATACTTTGTAGTTTTACAAGTTTAACTAACAGTTAAAATAGTCATAACTCTGATCTTCACTATCATACTTAGTAGGCATTCTTTTCATGTTTTGGCAGTATCATTTCTGGCTTATAACTCAATCCCACTAAGAAGATATCAGTTGGGATTAGGTGATGATCTATACTGTTGGAAAGGATTGTGTGACAATCAGGTGGGGAAATTGCGTGACAATTGCTGGAATGGAGAGCTTTGCAGGCCAAAGGAGATACTTTATAGAAGGTTCCACCTGAACAGGTGGTAGTCCAGTTATTAACAGAACCACTGCCAACCCCTCTTTCCCCGTTTGATTAAAACAGGTTTCCCTAATATTTTTCTCAGTACTTTGGGAGGAGAAAGGCAAAGAAAGAAGTATGCTCTGAAATCAGTAAAATACTATGACATGATCTTAGTTAGTACTTTCCCTGTTTAATGCTCAATCAATGTCCTTCTACATAGAACGATGTTCAGAAAGGAGGACAGGATACCAGCATACTTTTCCTTGTGCCTCTCATTAGCAACTACATCCCTTGAACAAATTTACTAACATCTAAGTGactattttaaaacagaaatgGAATCAGAGCTTTTCGATTTGCAGGATAATCAGGAAATTGCTTCTTATACCATCTGTGGTTATGCCTAGATCGTGGTACTAATGTTGCactagaaaacaaaaaccacacaGTACCTGCCACTGACCATGTTCCCAAAGCCCAGCCAAACCATTCAAGCATTTCTCCAAAATAgtttggacaagaaatcttGTGAAACAAACATCCATTAGGTATGGAATACCCAGAACTGCTGTTTGCTCTAAGCTTGCGAAGTGATAAGTCTGCATAGCGGTTAATGATATATCCTGTGACAAACATTATAACACCAACGATAAACCGTGGGTCTTTATAGTAGTCAGAGTCATAAGAAGCAGCACCTATCCAATCAGCATTAAGAAAACTGTAGAGAAGGTTAGGGAAAAGCCCCCCTAATGGTATACCCAAAGGGGTCTTTGGACTGCTGTATTTCATGATCCATGGGTGAATAATTCCTCGGTGTACATAATGACAAAGCCATAAACAGTAAAATGTTATATTGGTGTATTCTGTGTGAGTcccataaagaaaaaatacaagtgAAAACAGAAGTACACCAGGAATGGCATCTGATATTGTGTGTGCAAGTCTTTGATGAACCATTGGCCCAAATGATTGGTTAGATTTCTGGTGTCTTCCGTAAGGTGCTGGTTTTGTAGCTTGAACTATAAAAGTGATTACTGccaaaagaaaaccaaatgcACAGAGACCATAGTGAACCCAAAAGTGTGTTTTGTCGTCTTCAAAGGTCGTCCATGGTAATGCATTCAGCATTGTTCATATAAAACGCTTCAAAGGCCTACAttgaattaatttataaaagatCGTTAGCATGTGTTATATCCGGGTATCCACGCATATTGCAGGCTTGGCTGCTAAGCCTAAGAACGTTTCGGATACGTTGGATCTGACTAATTTCGGTGTAAAAACTCTTCTTGTATATTGGAGTCTGTTCCGTTACAATTAAAGACTTTGCGACACTACAGCATGCCTTCTTTATTAAAGTCATACATTTTCCCCCAAAGTTCCTCGGTATTTTTCCCTTCAATTTACAGAAAATATCTGGTAATTAGATCCTCTAAGCTAAAAATATCTAGTACCTGTTGCCATTTCAGTTCAGTGGAATTTTTATGCAAAATTCCCGCAATCACTGTTCGATCAATTGATCCCAAAACTTCACAGCATTTTTTCGACTTACGAATAAAAGAAGACAGCAAGGCACACCTGAAAAAGCCAGGTTAGTAGAGAAATTAAAGCTATTCACCTCACCTTTAGGTGGCTTGAAGTAGTAAGTTTTACCAAAATAAGATAGTGGTTCGATTATTGCTCAAACTAGTACCCAAGCCACTAGAAAACAACAACCTACCTCGGTTGGGTGACTTGGGGTTCATTATGGATTATACAGCCATCTTTGAATCCGGCGTACGCTCCACAACACCAACAAGCTCATTTGgctgacaaaatttttttctttcactttttttctgtgTTCATTCAATTTAGTCACCACAAAAAGAACAACCATcattgttttattctttgtaAATAAACTACTTCTTCCAATATCACCTGGACCCCTCAGCTGGATTTGgttgaaaacaaagacaaatgtAACCCAATTTCTTACTCTAAGCTTCCCAATGGGCCAAAAGGCAcaatttgggggggggggagggggggggcacTATACAGAAAGGATATGAAAGCAAAGCCTGAAAGAACATTGTTGATATGCTTGGCTACCTTTATAGactaaggtaaaaaaaattctaatcaGCAGGTTCTAAGTCAGGCAGTTCTGGCTCCTTTGAAACAAACATattaatttcaagtttatgGGAGTCAAATGGTTACTATCCTCAAAACCTTTTGctgaaagttttcaaacttaTCTTTAATGAAAGCTAAACTTGTCCAAGAAAGACAGTAGCAAACCTTGATCTAGTGCCCAGGCCTTTCTCCAGAGGTTAAGTAATTTTGCAGAGTGTCAAGTCATCcctttgttgttgttaccaCTAAGTCCACAAACTTATTTAATGGAGGGTGTCATCCTTCTGATGGCAAATTTCTCTTTTAGTAACATTCAGGGAAATGTTGAGCAATTCTGAGATAAACTGTGTATCATATCTTAAGAATTTAAGAGAAAAAGTAGCAtatagaattttaatttttttgcttttttattgtttctactACAACTGTTAAACAATAGCAATCAAATTTGTTCTGACTAATATTGACTGATATTAACATCAGTTAGGTTCAATACAAAAAGGGAATCAAAGCCTTTCGATTCTTAGGATAATCAGCAAACTTCTTTGTATACCATTCATGGTTGTCTCTGGCTCTTGGTATGAATGTGGCACTGGAAAACAACAACCAAACTACACCAGCTACAGACCATGTTGCTAATGCCCAGCCAAACCACTCAAGCATCTCACCAAAATAATTTGGACAGGAAATCAGGTCAAACAAGAATCCATGAGGTACATAGTATTTGGAACTATCTTCAGCTCTTAGTCTACGAAGTAACAAGTCTGCATAGCGGTTAATAAAATATCCCGCGACAAAAAACATGACACCCATGACAAAACATGGGTCTTTGTAGTAATACAAACCATAGTCTGCAGTACCTATCCAATCAGCATTAAGGAAACTGTACAGAAGGTTAGGAAACAGTGCCCCCAAGGATATACCCACAGGGGTCTTTGGACTACTGTATCGCATGATCCAGGGGTGGATAATTCCACGATGTAGGTAATGAGAGAGCCACATACAGTAAAATAACAAGTTGGTGGTTTCTTTCTTAATTCCATAGTGAAAAAATACAAGTGAAAACAGAAAGATCCCTGGGATAGCATCTGATACAGTGTGTGCAAGTCTTTGATGAACCAATGGGCCAAATGAATGGTTAATTGTCTGATGTTTTCCATAAGGAGCTGGCTTAGCAGCCTGTGTTACATAGGTAATCACTGCCAGCAGAAAACCAAACGTGCAGAGACCATAGTGTACCCAGAAGTGGGTTGTTCCATAATCAAACGCTTTCCATGATGGATTAAGACTCAGCATTGTTTGTACTGATGACCTTCGAGGACAAAGTCATGGAAAACTTAATCTTACGTAATATATTGTTTAGCCACATTTTAAGTATCTAAAACACCCGACACAGCAATTTTGCTGGAAAAAAGCACAGGTCAACAAGCATTCATGCAAATTGTGAGTGAGTTACCTGAAACGTTCTCCAATGCAATAGACTTCACCCTGCCCCGGCTGTTCCCAGCTACACTGATTGACCTCAGGAAATCTGCCTCGTATGAGCCCGTCAGCAAAGTCAGCACACAATAAGTTTTCCAACGAGCATGCGTAATTATGTGCAGCGGGAAAGACAAAAGTTTTACGTATCAAAACATTTTGCCAAAATTTTGGAGGAAATCTGTTTGCAGAGCTGCTGATCGCTCCCGATTGCCTAGTTACACATGATTAGAAGTTTACTTTAAGTCCTCTGACCTCTCAGGGCCGGTATAAAGTTAAGCAAACAAGGAAATAAACGAAGAACATTAAGCCAAAATGGCGGCTGCAAAGGTGAGATCGTTTTACAACACTTTTTTCGTACTATTAAACTTAATATTTGTTGATCTCTGCATCTTGTCTCTTAAATCATGCCGGATTTCGAATGTCTTAGCCCTGAGAGTGTGTATAATAGCATTTTGATTCTGCGACGTCCGCGAATTAGGAACGAAATTCACTCTATGTAAAAACATGCATATTTAGATAATTTAAGTGGATGTTTGAACAGTTTTGACATCGATCACTCGATCGGCGTTCGCAGTGACTGGGAATGGTATCTTCAATGCGTTCCATCAAGATACTATTTGGTTTGGGAAAAATAATCTTCCGGTGGCCTTCCATAATGACTTAAAACCATATTTTTTCCTCACAGGCTGCTAGAAGAAATGCTCTCCTACATAATCTACATATTCCTAATGAACCATTTCAAGATCCGCTAATAGGAAGGTAAAATTCAGATCAGAATTATATTTAATCCATTTGACCTTTAAATGTCCAGAAATGATTTAATTGTAACTTCCCATTACAATTTAATCTTTATGGTGGCCactttacgttatcaactcagctgataacactaaattaccttgttatactctcccatgGATGCAACACCACACTTCCTTTAGTAACTTACCTACTTTGTTCATTAGTCTCAAACTGCATATGGAAATATCTTTGCGTTGCAATTACATGTTCATGAACAGAGTACATGTATTTTCTCATTATCTTTGATGTTATTTCTTACAGACGAACTGGTGTTCCTCTGAATATTAAAGCCAGGAAAGATTCATTTGGTTTTGAAAACATTGATGACTATTTTCTATATTCAGGTGGGGCTACATTTGTCAATggagaatgtttttgtttactatGTAAAGAAGCTTTCAAATAGGAAGTGATTCAACACTTTTGAGATTAATTGAGTGGTTTATGAAGGGATCACAATGAAGTTTGTGTAATGTGTTTTTAATGCAATGAATATGTCTGATGCTTGTTCAGAtccagaagaagaagaagaagaagtcgTTGCTCCAAATACACAAGGACTGGATAAAGATCTTGTGAAGTATGTACACATACAGGGTGGCTTAAAATTTATGTTTTGGCTAAATTTTATCGATGGTTCATACTTTGTTTTCCTTAATTtggaattattttcaaacatcaGCGAGTCCAATAAAAAAGGAGAGTTATGTTAGATATAGGACTGTATGGTGAATTCTTGTAGGGAAAATGCCAATCTGCATCCAGAGGAGGATGAAGATGTGTTTGAGAAAGTTGCAGATGACCATCCACTGTCAGGTTTGTTTCTCCTTTTGCACATTCTGTTTGgaagatttttcaattttaataagtGAATTTCATGACCCTCGTGTGCAATGTAGATCAGGTCCCTGCCCTCCCCTCCCTAACAGATTTCAGGTCCATGTTGGTAATACAACCTGGGTAGTATGGTAACACATTGACCTTAGCAAGTCCTTAAACATGAATCTCATGATCCATAGTAATTCCCTCTACTGTCTGtgatacaattcttatgatgttagttcagagaatttgacatttttctttattctcatcacttgtctgcttgatattgtattgatattataaggcaaaattctttcttggtcaatCATGGGAGTTCTATGGTCAAATTTGTTGTGACTGTCTCAGGTGATGATGCTCAATTGAAAAAGTCACCTCCAGAAGAGAGGGATTCAGTGGATAGACTGAAACAGAATATTGGGTCTCCTAATAACACTGGAACTGCAATTAAAAACCCAGCCTCCAGAGAACCAACTCCACGGTTAAGAGGACCAATTAGCAAGAGGTAGGTTTCTGAATGGTGAAAGGGGGGGAATCAATAAACTTAATTCaataataacattttcatttgaaagaTCTCAACCTCTATGAGCAGCAGcagattttccttttgatttaaTGATTGAATTTGGCAAATAAGCTTCGTGTGTGcattttgtcactttttgtaGGTTGTCATTCATAACTGGGCAATCACCAATTGAATTAAAAGACGATCAAGTACATGCTGGGTAATTCTCATctgattgtttttttattttaattgttagtTATTTTACTTAAGAAACACAGCACATCACAAAGTTTTG
This is a stretch of genomic DNA from Pocillopora verrucosa isolate sample1 chromosome 12, ASM3666991v2, whole genome shotgun sequence. It encodes these proteins:
- the LOC131778019 gene encoding cytochrome P450 4F4-like, whose translation is MLQSVAEFVLQYSPQSSPQTFSSLVLVTAAIFCIVSVLLSLVRQRKLAVKSVDGVPGPDGHWLKGHLDYARFDGAGLQFHGKCAEEFKTCYRLWFGPLKPLVVLCHPETVKVIQSSNAPKEKLVYNLVRPFIGDGLVTSYGDKWFRMRRLLTPAFHFEILKPYVQVFQESTDVLLEKWSSQQGGEVELFHHVSLMTLDSVLKCALSYRTNCQTQKKQDPYIVVVYEASGQILDRLMNPLIHNDTIYKLTPDGRRFFKNCAFVHAKADGIIKARRKALQDDEEKEKLRKKKHLDFLDILLEAKDENGSSLTDEEIVGEVVTFMFAGHDTTASVISWTLYNLARFPEHQKKCLEEIEEVFGNSHEIEWKQLGKLKYLLMCIKESCRLFAPVPMISRTLDRTYEIDGHLVPEGTWVMTNVYALHLNPHVWRDPKKFDPLRFTTENAKEMSPYAFIPFSAGPRNCIGQSFALTEVKLSVAMIIRKFKLSVNPDNYVPIEDMIPELILRAKNGIKVNIAPRA
- the LOC131778046 gene encoding uncharacterized protein, whose amino-acid sequence is MLNALPWTTFEDDKTHFWVHYGLCAFGFLLAVITFIVQATKPAPYGRHQKSNQSFGPMVHQRLAHTISDAIPGVLLFSLVFFLYGTHTEYTNITFYCLWLCHYVHRGIIHPWIMKYSSPKTPLGIPLGGLFPNLLYSFLNADWIGAASYDSDYYKDPRFIVGVIMFVTGYIINRYADLSLRKLRANSSSGYSIPNGCLFHKISCPNYFGEMLEWFGWALGTWSVAGTVWFLFSSATLVPRSRHNHRWYKKQFPDYPANRKALIPFLF
- the LOC131778060 gene encoding uncharacterized protein, which encodes MLSLNPSWKAFDYGTTHFWVHYGLCTFGFLLAVITYVTQAAKPAPYGKHQTINHSFGPLVHQRLAHTVSDAIPGIFLFSLVFFHYGIKKETTNLLFYCMWLSHYLHRGIIHPWIMRYSSPKTPVGISLGALFPNLLYSFLNADWIGTADYGLYYYKDPCFVMGVMFFVAGYFINRYADLLLRRLRAEDSSKYYVPHGFLFDLISCPNYFGEMLEWFGWALATWSVAGVVWLLFSSATFIPRARDNHEWYTKKFADYPKNRKALIPFLY
- the LOC131778000 gene encoding dynein light chain Tctex-type 5-B-like, with the translated sequence MKPDTSFNSERVRKLAEDILHGTFDGMKYERERCRQLALKASEELKDKVKAELGCNRFKFVCLVYLGSKQSQGMSITSRCLLDERFDRCATASFQNGSLFVVATIYGIYLE